One region of Drosophila subobscura isolate 14011-0131.10 chromosome J, UCBerk_Dsub_1.0, whole genome shotgun sequence genomic DNA includes:
- the LOC117893609 gene encoding uncharacterized protein LOC117893609, with the protein MSRCNLSDVGLLLSMLLLLLLPVLCVCQSTSTPHRQQQQQQADAAQLADVEAAAQSDAWDEADPDAPHIRKKRLIWITDDGRLALPPGTSLTFTPTIAMPLVRHPPEGFFSNLTISFPVTIDFDKLGLTDNQNPLGDLPPLFSRSFGHEAGHMVGEYVARYLHVQRRKRDLSEQRSRSEDAPFRVHDEGPKFPDLPAGMQHIFHGGERVLLYGVVEDFLSTFGMDGKACLLRTICEMHSRSLDKFGVFGEMTKLFLTVTESPFADLVPDYVQAQRVGEGKQAPGECFPYFQACPKSIFKALANKYAKPAKTSSPSKTKRTTTTSARPALGEYHEQQAIELQLPVTRDPSRNNVYM; encoded by the exons ATGTCGCGTTGCAACTTATCGGACGTCGGACTACTGCtttccatgctgctgctgttgttgctgccagtCCTCTGCGTGTGTCAATCCACATCAACGCCccatcgacagcagcagcaacagcaggcggaTGCCGCACAGCTGGCGGATGTGGAGGCTGCCGCACAGTCAGACGCTTGGGATGAGGCAGATCCCGATGCGCCGCACATACGCAAGAAGCGTTTGATTTGGATTACGGACGATGGTCGACTGGCACTGCCGCCGGGCACCTCGCTGACATTTACGCCAACGATTGCCATGCCACTGGTCAGGCACCCGCCCGAGGGTTTCTTCTCCAATCTGACCATCAGTTTTCCAGTCACAA TTGACTTTGACAAGCTGGGACTGACGGACAATCAGAATCCTTTGGGTGATTTGCCGCCGCTGTTTTCGCGCTCCTTTGGCCACGAGGCGGGCCACATGGTGGGCGAATATGTGGCCAGATATTTGCATGTGCAGCGCCGCAAGCGAGATCTCAGCGAGCAGCGCAGCAGGAGCGAGGACGCGCCGTTCCGAGTGCACGATGAGGGTCCCAAGTTCCCGGATTTGCCCGCCGGCATGCAGCACATCTTCCATGGCGGCGAACGTGTGCTGCTCTACGGCGTCGTGGAGGACTTCCTCTCCACCTTCGGCATGGACGGAAAGGCGTGTCTGCTGCGCACCATCTGCGAGATGCATTCCCGCAGCCTGGACAAGTTTGGTGTCTTCGGCGAGATGACAAAATTGTTCTTAAC TGTCACGGAATCGCCTTTTGCCGATTTGGTGCCCGACTACGTGCAGGCTCAACGCGTGGGCGAGGGCAAGCAGGCGCCTGGCGAATGTTTTCCTTACTTCCAAGCCTGTCCCAAGAGCATCTTCAAGGCGCTGGCCAACAAATACGCCAAGCCAGCGAAGACATCCAGCCCCAGCAAGACGAAAAGGACAACGACGACCAGCGCTCGACCGGCGTTGGGGGAGTATCACGAACAGCAGGCCatagagctgcagctgcctgtcACAAGGGATCCCAGTCGAAATAATGTTTATATGTAG
- the LOC117894619 gene encoding ceramide transfer protein isoform X1 gives MDLVTTSGAMTAATGESTSPPSSNEAAAGSQSDASEEEEYLDNSIELRGYLSKWTNYIYGWQPRYIVLKDGTLSYYKSESESDFGCRGAISLTKATIKAHESDELRFDVVVNNLNNWCLRAETSEDRMHWVEVLQLYKEDTGSTDTTSLRRHGSTMSLQSNTISLTSGGSLKKTQRNLREKVGELETFKDILFGQIETLQRYFDACSELNKSNAQPLDLGDGLKCIDFKGESITFRATTSGVLTTLQHCLEIIAESDESWKRKLEREIDKRRRSEEQNKRSKDEIERLKRLSYPGPDFEEGPHSTLPEDEFFDAVETGLDKIEEDMQLRFKLKLQSQISQTLVNVPHEAVAEGEEAREEFGTGAEAKCHALWPEIDRVCKEQLHYAREGVGQDGNGWQIFADEGEIKMYKREEEVNGLVMDPLKAYHSVQGVTAREMCHYFFMPEFRNDWETTLEDCTILEKISADTLLFLQTHKRIWPASQRDAQFWSHMRKITDNLEPGARDMWVVCNNSTEYSKQESKNGKCVRIFLTVILSCQTHLPDDYVKGQPLNRNDLTCKITYCSVVNPGGWAPASALRAVYKREYPKFLKRFTGYVIDQCKDKPIMF, from the exons ATGGATCTGGTGACGACAAGTGGCGCGATGACTGCAGCGACGGGGGAATCCACATCGCCGCCTTCGAGCAACGAGGCGGCAGCTGGCTCCCAGAGCGATGcctccgaggaggaggagtatcTGGATAACAGCATCGAACTGCGCGGTTACCTCAGCAAGTGGACGAATTACATCTACGGCTGGCAGCCGCGCTACATTGTGCTCAAGGACGGCACCTTATCCTACTACAaatccgagtccgagtcggaTTTCGGCTGCCGCGGTGCCATCAGCCTGACGAAGGCAACCATTAAG GCGCACGAGTCGGATGAGCTGCGCTTCGATGTGGTGGTTAATAACCTCAACAACTGGTGCCTGCGTGCCGAGACCAGCGAGGATCGCATGCACTGGGTGGAGGTGCTGCAGCTGTACAAGGAGGACACCGGCAGCACGGACACCACCTCGCTGCGGCGGCACGGCAGCACCATGTCGCTGCAGTCCAACACCATTTCGCTGACCAGCGGCGGAAGCCTCAAGAAGACCCAACGCAATCTGCGCGAGAAGGTCGGCGAGTTGGAGACCTTCAAGGACATTCTTTTCGGGCAGATAGAGACGCTGCAGCGCTACTTTGATGCCTGCTCCGAGCTGAACAAGAGCAATGCACAGCCACTGGACCTGGGCGACGGTCTCAAGTGCATTGATTTCAAG GGTGAATCCATCACGTTTCGTGCCACAACATCCGGCGTGCTGACTACCCTGCAACATTGCCTGGAAATCATAGCCGAGAGCGATGAGTCATGGAAGCGAAAACTGGAGCGTGAAATTGATAAGCGACGGCGCTCGGAGGAGCAAAATAA GCGATCCAAGGACGAAATCGAGAGGCTGAAACGCCTGTCATATCCTGGGCCAGATTTCGAG GAGGGTCCACATTCCACATTGCCGGAGGATGAGTTCTTCGATGCTGTTGAAACGGGCCTGGACAAAATCGAGGAGGACATGCAGCTGCGCTTCAAACTGAAACTGCAGTCCCAAATCTCACAGACGCTGGTGAATGTGCCGCACGAGGCAGTGGCCGAGGGCGAGGAGGCACGCGAGGAGTTCGGCACCGGTGCAGAGGCCAAATGCCATGCCCTGTGGCCCGAG ATTGATCGCGTTTGCAAGGAGCAACTGCACTATGCACGCGAGGGCGTCGGCCAGGATGGCAATGGCTGGCAAATCTTTGCGGACGAGGGCgaaattaaaatgtacaaaCGCGAGGAGGAAGTCAATGGCCTGGTGATGGATCCCCTGAAGGCCTACCACTCGGTCCAAGGTGTGACTGCTCGTGAAATGTGCCATTACTTCTTTATGCCTGAGTTCCGCAACGATTGGGAGA CTACCCTGGAGGACTGCACAATTCTGGAGAAAATCTCAGCAGACACATTGCTCTTTCTGCAAACGCATAAACGCATCTGGCCGGCCAGCCAGCGGGATGCACAATTCTGGTCGCATATGCGCAAAATCACCGACAATCTCGAGCCGGGCGCACGGGACATGTGGGTGGTGTGCAATAACTCCACGGAGTATTCCAAGCAAGAGTCCAAGAATGGCAAATGTGTGCGCATCTTCCTCACCGTCATACTGTCCTGCCAAACCCACTTGCCCGACGACTATGTCAAGGGTCAGCCATTGAATCGCAATGATTTAACCTGCAAAATAACCTACTGCTCCGTGG TGAATCCTGGTGGCTGGGCACCGGCGAGTGCTCTGCGCGCTGTGTACAAGCGCGAGTATCCCAAGTTTCTGAAACGCTTCACTGGCTATGTA
- the LOC117894625 gene encoding ras-related protein Rab-43, with amino-acid sequence MTARNPQTLMALPNEENFDFLFKIVLIGDCGTGKTCIVDRFKTGNYIERHGNTIGVDFSMKTIAVEAKQIKLQIWDTAGQERFRTITQSYYRSANGVLIVYDITKRSSFSNLQKWIEEVRRYTASNVLIILIGNKCDMETEREVDFEEARQMCQYIPEILFVMETSAKENMNVEDAFRCLATELKRQHDANNVEAVDENTITLGQGKPLKSCSSSCNLT; translated from the exons ATGACGGCGCGTAACCCACAGACTTTGATGGCACTGCCCAACGAGGAGAACTTTGACTTCCTATTCAAAATCGTCCTGATCGGTGACTGTGGTACGGGGAAAACCTGCATAGTGGACAGGTTCAAGACGGGCAACTACATAGAGCGACATGGCAATACCATTGGAGTGGACTTTTCCATGAAGACCATAGCCGtggaagcaaaacaaattaag CTACAAATTTGGGACACGGCTGGCCAGGAAAGGTTTCGCACCATTACGCAGAGTTATTATCGCTCGGCCAACGGTGTCTTAATTG TTTATGACATCACAAAGAGGTCTTCCTTTTCCAATCTGCAAAAGTGGATCGAGGAGGTGCGCAGATACACGGCATCGAATGTGCTGATCATATTGATTGGCAACAAGTGCGACATGGAAACGGAGCGCGAGGTGGACTTTGAAGAGGCGCGCCAAATGTGTCAATATATACctgaaattttgtttgtgaTGGAAACGTCCGCCAAGGAGAATATGAATGTGGAGGATGCCTTCCGCTGTCTGGCCACCGAACTAAAG cGCCAGCATGACGCCAACAATGTGGAGGCTGTGGACGAGAACACCATCACGCTGGGCCAGGGCAAGCCCCTGAAGagttgcagcagctcctgtAATCTCACTTAG
- the LOC117894619 gene encoding ceramide transfer protein isoform X2 has protein sequence MPSVRFLWRSGFQKGKVKQIAEGPHSTLPEDEFFDAVETGLDKIEEDMQLRFKLKLQSQISQTLVNVPHEAVAEGEEAREEFGTGAEAKCHALWPEIDRVCKEQLHYAREGVGQDGNGWQIFADEGEIKMYKREEEVNGLVMDPLKAYHSVQGVTAREMCHYFFMPEFRNDWETTLEDCTILEKISADTLLFLQTHKRIWPASQRDAQFWSHMRKITDNLEPGARDMWVVCNNSTEYSKQESKNGKCVRIFLTVILSCQTHLPDDYVKGQPLNRNDLTCKITYCSVVNPGGWAPASALRAVYKREYPKFLKRFTGYVIDQCKDKPIMF, from the exons ATGCCCTCGGTGCGATTTCTTTGGCGCTCTGGCTTTCAGAAGggaaaagttaaacaaattgcg GAGGGTCCACATTCCACATTGCCGGAGGATGAGTTCTTCGATGCTGTTGAAACGGGCCTGGACAAAATCGAGGAGGACATGCAGCTGCGCTTCAAACTGAAACTGCAGTCCCAAATCTCACAGACGCTGGTGAATGTGCCGCACGAGGCAGTGGCCGAGGGCGAGGAGGCACGCGAGGAGTTCGGCACCGGTGCAGAGGCCAAATGCCATGCCCTGTGGCCCGAG ATTGATCGCGTTTGCAAGGAGCAACTGCACTATGCACGCGAGGGCGTCGGCCAGGATGGCAATGGCTGGCAAATCTTTGCGGACGAGGGCgaaattaaaatgtacaaaCGCGAGGAGGAAGTCAATGGCCTGGTGATGGATCCCCTGAAGGCCTACCACTCGGTCCAAGGTGTGACTGCTCGTGAAATGTGCCATTACTTCTTTATGCCTGAGTTCCGCAACGATTGGGAGA CTACCCTGGAGGACTGCACAATTCTGGAGAAAATCTCAGCAGACACATTGCTCTTTCTGCAAACGCATAAACGCATCTGGCCGGCCAGCCAGCGGGATGCACAATTCTGGTCGCATATGCGCAAAATCACCGACAATCTCGAGCCGGGCGCACGGGACATGTGGGTGGTGTGCAATAACTCCACGGAGTATTCCAAGCAAGAGTCCAAGAATGGCAAATGTGTGCGCATCTTCCTCACCGTCATACTGTCCTGCCAAACCCACTTGCCCGACGACTATGTCAAGGGTCAGCCATTGAATCGCAATGATTTAACCTGCAAAATAACCTACTGCTCCGTGG TGAATCCTGGTGGCTGGGCACCGGCGAGTGCTCTGCGCGCTGTGTACAAGCGCGAGTATCCCAAGTTTCTGAAACGCTTCACTGGCTATGTA
- the LOC117894626 gene encoding ADP-ribosylation factor-like protein 5A — protein sequence MGLLLSRLWRMFGNEEHKLVMVGLDNAGKTTILYQFLMNEVVHTSPTIGSNVEEVVWRNIHFLVWDLGGQQSLRAAWSTYYTNTELVIMVIDSTDRERLAVTREELYRMLQHEDLSKASLLVYANKQDLKGSMSAAEISRQLDLTSIKKHQWHIQACCALTGEGLYQGLEWIVQRIKNK from the coding sequence CGCTTATGGCGAATGTTTGGCAACGAGGAACACAAACTGGTGATGGTGGGCCTGGACAATGCGGGCAAGACGACCATCCTGTACCAGTTCCTGATGAACGAGGTGGTGCACACGAGTCCCACCATCGGCTCCAACGTCGAGGAGGTGGTGTGGCGAAACATACACTTTCTGGTGTGGGATCTGGGCGGTCAGCAGAGCTTAAGGGCCGCCTGGAGCACATactacacaaacacagagctGGTGATTATGGTCATAGACTCAACGGACCGCGAGCGGCTGGCGGTGACGCGGGAGGAGCTGTATCGCATGCTGCAGCATGAGGACCTGAGCAAGGCCAGTCTGCTGGTCTATGCGAACAAGCAGGATCTGAAGGGATCGATGTCAGCGGCCGAAATCTCACGGCAGCTGGATCTCACCTCCATCAAGAAGCACCAGTGGCACATCCAGGCGTGTTGTGCGCTCACCGGCGAGGGCCTGTATCAGGGCCTGGAGTGGATCGTTCAGCGcatcaaaaacaaatga
- the LOC117894621 gene encoding uncharacterized protein LOC117894621, whose amino-acid sequence MEPGNNKREAACGGALILPEEHSFHDGIKMIAECGEIDEGDADWLLDAQVISRTIREAMSEKDLVYNFMLQNLLATATFYRGSKIDFPLRFDQYLRFRMPFRVTPIFNTAQPAYINLHAAHVHPMVSNGYLNPESIQLFLRGNLRDAITYMGSISCRNGVRYSLSYRTHEIGDQGFVHEILASESRDAGMPSVISFVFLPAMQFSFVEHPLPSFVPSGPAWAHCSGTSYWLALLQVYPQYDRRSFCPFVPRMQHIRDERMLKYRHVLRLLLRIGTANHIPDLCDIFVLKGLHFYRLRYSASCDCHLSLATLFIEMLNIHREVAYNEAWQKCITFGWQQQQSHNWLRDVLSLDSLVRDVTTLYHINYIHLDHLKQLFGSI is encoded by the exons ATGGAAccgggcaacaacaaacgtGAAGCAGCATGTGGAGGGGCTTTGATTCTACCCGAGGAGCACTCCTTCCACGATGGCATCAAAATGATCGCGGAGTGTGGCGAAATCGATGAAGGCGATGCCGATTGGCTGCTGGACGCACAGGTTATATCCCGCACCATACGGGAGGCCATGTCCGAGAAGGATTTGGTGTACAATTTTATGCTGCAGAACCTCCTGGCCACGGCCACCTTCTACAGGGGCTCCAAAATTGATTTCCCGCTAAGATTTGACCAATATCTGCGCTTCCGCATGCCCTTTCGCGTGACGCCCATCTTCAATACGGCCCAACCGGCGTACATCAACCTGCACGCAGCACACGTCCATCCGATGGTGAGCAACGGATACCTGAATCCCGAGAGCATTCAGCTCTTCCTGCGCGGCAACCTGCGCGATGCCATCACCTACATGGGCAGCATCTCCTGCCGCAACGGTGTGCGCTACTCCCTCAGCTATCGCACCCATGAGATCGGGGACCAGGGATTCGTGCACGAGATCCTCGCCAGTGAGTCGCGCGACGCGGGCATGCCCAGCGTCAtttcgtttgtgtttctgcCGGCCATGCAGTTCAGCTTCGTGGAGCATCCGCTGCCAAGCTTTGTGCCCTCCGGCCCCGCCTGGGCACACTGCTCGGGCACCAGCTACTGGCTGGCCCTGCTGCAGGTCTATCCGCAGTACGATCGCCGTAGCTTTTGCCCGTTCGTGCCAAGGATGCAGCACATCCGCGACGAACGCATGCTCAAGTATCGTCATgtcctgcgcctgctgctgcgcatcGGCACGGCCAATCACATTCCTGATCTGTGTGACATTTTCGTTCTCAAGGGCTTGCACTTTTATCGCCTGCGCTACAGCGCCAGCTGTGACTGTCATCTGTCTCTGGCCACACTGTTTATTGAG ATGCTCAACATACACCGTGAGGTGGCCTACAATGAGGCCTGGCAAAAGTGCATAACCtttggctggcagcagcagcaatcccaCAACTGGCTGCGCGATGTCCTATCGCTGGACAGCCTCGTGCGGGATGTCACCACTCTGTATCACATCAACTACATTCATTTGGATCATTTGAAGCAGTTGTTTGGCAGCATTTAG